In the Neisseria sp. KEM232 genome, GCGGCGTGCGGCGGGTCGAGCCACGGGAGGTTGAGGCTGTTGAGGGCGGCGTGCCATTGCGGCAGTAAGGCTTCGAGGCCGTCTGAAAGCGGTTTGCCGGACGCATCCTGCTGCAAGAGCTGGACGATGGCGCCGCCTTGCGCGGCGGCGGCGAGGGCGGCGGTTTGGCGCAGGATGCCGCGGTCGGGCACGGTGTGGGCGCGGATGCCGATCAGCAGGCGGACGGGTTGGGCGGCGAGGCGTTCGCGCAAGGCGGCTGCGGCGTCGCGGCTGTCGGCGCAGCCCTGGTCGAGCCAGTCTTGGCCGAGGACGTTTTTGTACCAGCCTTTGTCGGGCCATTCGGTTTCGAGCATTACTGCCCATTTGGCCGCACCGTTGTCGGAGGTGATGTCGGGCAGGGGTGCGGGCGCGGGTTCGCCGCCGTTGTCGGCATCTGTTACGGCGCTCTGCCACTGGCGGATGATGTTTTGGTAATACGGTTTGTCGAGCGGCAGGGTTTCGGCGGCGCGGCGCAGGAGGAGGGTGCAGGCTGCCCAGGCGGCCAGGCGCGGCAGGATGCCGTAGCAGAGGATGCTGCCGATCAGCAGGCCTGCCCAGGCTCGGGCGTGGGCGGCGTTGCCGTTCAGACGGCCTTGCAGCACGGCGGCATCGTCGGGTACGGGGAAACCGAGTGCGGCGGGCAGTTTGGCGAGGGCGGCGACGGTCTGCACCAGCGCGCCGTTGTCGAGCAGGGTGCTTTCCCAGTTGAAGGTGTACTGGCGCACGGTGAGCAGCAGCAGGATGCAGACGAGCATGCCGGCGAGGGTGCAGAGCCAGAGGCTGTGCGAGGCGGCGCCGATGCGCCAGCGCACGGCGGGTTTGCGCCATTCGTCTGCGTAAAGCCGCAATACGGCCTGGTTGACGCTGTCGCGGCCGCGCAGCCAGGTGGAGGGGCTGGAAACGGGCAGCAGGGTTTTGACGCGCAGGAAGACGGTTGCGGCAAGCCAGACGGCGAGCATGACGGTGTTGGTGCCGAGCACGCCGGCAAGGATAAGGAAGAAGTTGAGGCCTTTTTCGTCCATCAGGACGAAGGTGGCGGAGAAGGCGGCGGAAAAGAGGGCGGTGGCGGTCACAACCCACAGCCAGAACACGCCTTGGCGGTTGCGTTGCAGGGCGTCGGCGAGGCGGCCGTCGCGGTCGGCCAGTTCGGCGCGGCGCAGCAGGCGCTCTTCCGTGCCGAGGCTGCTGTGGCGCAGGGATTCGGTAATCGGGGCGGGATCGGCGGCGAAGAGGTGGCCGCTTTCTTCGAGAAGGCGGACGAGTTCGGCAAGTTGGCGGCGGGAGTCGAGCAGCATGGCGGAATGTGAAGGCCGTTTCCGTTCTTGCCTGCGGGCGGCGGCACGGGAGCGGTGTGGGTGGAAGAGGCCGTCTGAAAGGGCGCGGCGGCGTTTTCAGACGGTCCGGGGCTGATTGTCAACAGCCCCCGGGGTTAGAGATAGAATTTTTCGAGGACGTTGAGCTGGTCGTCGAGTTTGTACACCAGCGGCTGTCCGGTGGGGATTTCGACGGACATGATGTCGTTGTCGCCGATGCCTTCGATGTGTTTGACGAGGGCGCGCAGGCTGTTGCCGTGGGCGGCGACGAGGACGCGTTTGCCGCTCAAAACGGCGGGAGCGATGCGGTCGTGCCACACGGGCAGGACGCGTTCGAGGGTGGTTTTGAGGTTTTCGCCGTCGGGGATGATGTCGGCGGGCAGGTGGGCGTAGCGCGGGTCTTTACGGGCGGAAAATTCGTCGTCGGCATCGAGCAGGGGCGGCAGGGTGTCGTAGCTTCTGCGCCAGATGCGCACTTGCTCGTCGCCGTATTGTTCGGCGGTTTGTTTTTTGTCGAGCCCCTGCAGGCGGCCGTAGTGGCGCTCGTTCAGCCGCCATGTTTTGATTTGCGGAACGTAGAGCTGGTCGGATTCTTCGAGGACGATGTTGCAGGTTTTGATGGCGCGGGTGAGGACGGAGGTGAAGGCGAGGTCGAAGCGGTAGCCCTGTTCTTTGAGTTTGCGTCCGGCGGCCTGCGCTTCGGCGACGCCCTGTTCGCTGAGGTTGACGTCGCGCCAGCCGGTGAAGAGGTTTTTGGCGTTCCATTGGCTTTGGCCGTGGCGGATGAAGACGAGTTCCATGGTTTGCTCCTTTGGGTTTTTGCGGTTTCCGGTTTGGGGAAGGCCGTCTGAAAGGGTTTTCAGACGGCCTGAATGGGGCACGCGGGTCGGACGGTAAGCCGGGTTCTGTCGCGGACAGTCATTCCTCTAGGCGCACCGTTGCCGATACGCTCCAGCAACCTACCCGAACGCTCGGCGGGCCGCGTCAATGCGTTCTGTTTGGTCTTGCTGCGGATGGGGTTTGGCCTGCTGCGCCCTGTTGCCAGGGGCACGGTGCGCTCTTACCGCACCTTTTCACCCTTGCCCGTGCCGCTTTTTCAAGCGGCCGTCGGCGGTTTTGCTTTCTGCTCCACTTTCCGTCGCGTTGCCGCGCCCGGCCGTTAGCCGGCATCCTGCCCTGTGCAGCCCGGACTTTCCTCCCCGTATGCCTTACGCGATACGCGGCGACTGTCTGTCCGACCCGTGTGCGGCGCGGATTATAGCGGAAAAGGAAAAAGGCCGTCTGAAAAGCTGCAAACGCGCTTTCAGACGGCCTTGGTGTCCGGCAAAACGGTTCGGGTGGCGCTAATCGGCGTTTTAACTTCGTTGAAGCGCTGCTTTCAGACGGCCTAACGGCTGCCGTGTACGGCCTGCCAGGCGGCGTTGAGGCGCTCGCCCGCCTGTTGCAGGGCGGCATCGTTGGCGGCCTTGCGCTGCTGCGCTTCGCCAAGCTGCTGCGTGTAGGCTTGGATGTCGGCTTCGGCGGAGGCTTTGCGCTGTTGGGCGGAGACGAGTTTCTGTTGCAGGCCGGAGAGGTTGGCGTCGACGGTGTTTTGTTCCGACAGCGCCTGACGGAAGGCGGCCTGGGCGCTGAGAAGTTCGTCGGCGGGCTCGGCCGACGCGGCGGCGCAGAGGGTGAGTGCGAGGACGGGAAGCAGGAGGCGGATGTTCATTTCATGTTCCTCGAAAATGCGGTTTACGGCGCGCAGACGATTTTGCGCTGTTCGTCGGTAAGCGAATTGGGCGGCACGGCCATCGGGCGGATGTCGATGGCGCTGTAGCTTTCGTCGGAGATGATTTTGCCTTTTTCGTCGTAAAGCGTGGACGCGGTGAGGCGGAAGGTTTTGTTGGTGCAGTGCATTTCCCAAGTGCTGATGGCGGTTTTGTAGGCGGGAACGTTGACAAAGCGCTCGTTTTTCATGTCGACGACGATTTTGCGGTCGCGGAAGGTGACGAGTGCGCCGTTGCGTTTGATGCTGTTTTTATCGACGGCCAGCATCAGGTTGCCGTTGCCCGCCTCGCCCATATTGTGCCAGTCGCCGCCGGCCTGCGGCACGTTGTTCATCGGGCAGCCTGCCAGAAAAAAAGCCGCCAGCGCGGGCAGTGCGGCAAGGCGGAGCGTGCGTTTTGCGTTCATTTGCTATCCTTTCAGACGGCCTTTACAATAACGCGCCCATTATAACGGAAAACGCTTTATGTCCAACCCGCGCGCGCTCGAGATTCTGAACGGTGTGTTCGGCTATCCGGCCTTTCGCGGCAGCCAGGCCGAAATCGTCGACACGCTCGCGGGCGGGCAGAGCCTGCTGGTGCTGATGCCCACGGGCGGCGGCAAATCGCTGTGCTACCAGATTCCCGCGCTGATGCGCGAGGGTGTCGCCATTGTTGTGTCGCCGCTGATTGCGCTGATGAACGACCAGGTCGCCAACCTGCGCGCGGCGGGCGTGCACTGCGCGGCGGTACACAGCGGCACGCCGCCCGACGACGTGCGGCAGATTGCCGAAGACATCGCCCAAGGCCGTCTGAAACTGCTTTATGTGTCGCCCGAACGCCTTGTTACCGAGCGTTTCCTGCGTTTTCTCGACCACACACCCGTCAGCCTGTTCGCCATCGACGAAGCCCACTGCGTCAGCCAGTGGGGACACGACTTCCGCCCCGAATACCGCCGCCTCGGCCTTCTGGCCGAACGCTTCCCCAATATTCCCCGTATCGCCCTCACCGCCACCGCCGACGCCGAAACCCGCGCCGACATCAAACACTATCTCAAACTCGAAAACGCCCGCGAATTCGTCGCCGGTTTCGACCGCCCGAACATCTACTACCAAGTCGTCGAAAAAAACGGCGGCAAAAAACAGCTCCTGCAATTCATCAAACAGCAGCCGCCCGGGCAAAGCGGCATCGTCTACTGCCTGAGCCGCAAAAAAGTCGACGACACCGCCGCCTTCCTCAACGAAAACGGCATCCCCGCCGCCGCCTACCACGCGGGCATGGGCATGGCGCAGCGCGAAGCCGCCCAACACCGCTTCACCCACGAAGACGGCCTCACCATCGTCGCCACCGTCGCCTTCGGCATGGGCATCGACAAACCCGACGTACGCTTCGTCGCCCACCTCGACATGCCGCAGAGCATCGAACACTTCTATCAGGAAAGCGGCCGCGCCGGACGCGACGGCCTGCCCGCGCAAAGCTGGCTGTGCTATGGCCTCAACGACTACGCCCTGCTGCGCGAGCGCATCCAAACCGGCACGGGCGACGACTTCCAAAAACAAATCGAGCTGCAAAAACTCGACGCCATGTTTGCCGTGTGCGAAACCGCCGCCTGCCGCCGCGCCGCCCTCCTGCGCCACTTCGGCGAAACCATTGAACCATGCGGCCACTGCGACAACTGCCTGCACCCGCCCGTGCGCTTCGACGCCACCGAAAACGTGCGCAAACTCCTCAGCTGCGTCTACCGCGCCGGACAACGCTTCTCCTCCGGCTACATCATCAACATCCTGCGCGGCAAAGCCGACCAATGGATACGCGACAACCGCCACGACACCCTCTCCACCTACGGCATCGGCGCCGATTTGTCCGACAAAGAATGGCGCGGCATCATCCGCCAGTGCATCGGCCTGTGCTACCTCGAAACCGACGCGCAAAACTACCACGCCCTGCGCCTCACCGAAGCCGCCGTGCCCGTGCTCAAAGGCAGCGAAACCGTCATGCTGCGCCCGCTCAAACGCGACAAAGCCGCCACCCGCAGCCCGCAGGACACCTGGCTGCGCACCGAGCGCGAAGAACGCCTGTGGCAGGCGCTGCGCCACTGGCGGCTCGAACGCGCCCGCGCCGAAGAAGTGCCCGCCTACGTCGTCTGCGGCGACAAAACCCTGCGCGATTTGGTGGAAAAACAACCGCAAAGCCGCGCCGCCCTGCACGACATCTACGGCCTGGGCGCGGCCAAAATCGACAAATACGGCGACGAAATCCTCGCCGTCACCGCCGCCGCGCAGGAGAACGGCAGGCCGTCTGAAACAAACTTTGCCGCCGAGCCGCCCGCCCTTTCAGACGGCCTTAACGACACAGACGGCAACCCCCGCGCCGCCGAACTGGCCGCCGCCCTGCGCCAATGGCGCCGGCGTCAGGCCGAAAGCGAAAACACCGCCCTGCACACCGTCTGCCCCGACGACAGCATAGACGACCTGTCGCGCAACCCGCCCGCCGAAACCATCGACCTCGCCGCCGTTTACGGCCTCGGCAAAGTGCGCACCGAACGCTACGGCGCCGACATCCTCGCCCTCTGCCGCCCCTTTTCAGACGGCCTCCCGCCCGAGGCCGAACGCCGCCGCAAGCTCGCCCGCCGCCTGACACAATGGTGCGCCGCCACTGCCGCCGCCGAAGGCGAGGAAGACTTCCGCATCCTCAGCAAAATCGCCCTGCGCGCCATCGCCGCCAAACAGCCGCAAACCCTAGACGACCTGGCCGCCATCCACGGCATGGGCGCAGAAAAAACCGCCCGCTACGGCAGCGAAATCCTGCAAATCTGCCGCGAAGAGGCCGTCTGAAACCCTTGTTTGAGGCCGTCTGAAACCGTTTCAGACGGCCTCCCGCCCGAAAGGACACCCATGACCGTTTTTCTGATTATCCTCGGCATCGCCGCCCTGATTGCCGGCCTGTTCGGCACGGTTTATCCCGCGCTGCCCGGCCTGATACTGATGTTTGCGGGCGCGTGGCTGCTCGGTTATGCCGACGGCTACCAAACGATAGGCGGCGGCACGATTACCGCCGTCGGCATCCTCGCCGCCATCGGCACGGCCACCGACTACGTCGCGGGCGTGCTCGGCGCCAAATTCACCGGCGCGAGCCGCGAAGCGCTGTGGGGCTCGTTTTTCGGCGGTATCGCCGGAGCTTTCTTCGGCATCCCCGGCCTGCTGCTCGGCCCGCTGCTCGGCGCGGCCGCAGGCGAATTCGCCGCCCGCCGCGAAGCTTTGCGCGCGGGAAAAGTCGGCCTCGGCGCCTTCGTCGGCTTTATTGTCGGCACGGCCGCCAAAATCGGCTGCGCCGCCGCCATCGTGCTGACACTGCTGGGCGTGTGGCTCTACGGCCTGTTTTGAGAACCTGTTTTATAGGCCGTTTGAAAAGACAAGAGGCCGTCTGAATCCCCGTTTTCAGACGGCCTTTCGGCTTTTCAGGATGATTTTGAGGCCGTTCCCGCTTGAGCAGGAATGACGTTTCTGAAATCTGTCGGGACAACAGCATTCCCTCCACTGCGCCCGCGCGGGGAAGGGCTAGGGTGGGGGCTTGCGCCGCTGCGGCAACTTTTGCGGGTAGCGGCGGAAAATGCAGTTCTACGAATCGCCACCTCTCCCCAACCCTCCCCCGCGCGGGCGCAGGGGAGGGAGCTTGGTGTGCTGCGGGATTTTTGGTTTCAGACGGCCTCCCGTTTGTCCCGTTCCGCCAATCTTCCGTGCCGCAACGGCAAAAGGCCGTCTGAATCTTTCAGACGGCCTTTTGTTTCGGCAGTGCGGCGGGTCAGCCGGGTTTGCCGTCGAGGCGGGGGCGCAGCAGCCAGGGGGTGTAGCGCCAGGCGTAGATGAGCAGGGATGCGGCAAAGAGGACGGCGGAGAGGCGCAGGCTGTGTTGGTAGCCGGTTTGGTTGACGTAGAGCATGACGGCGGCGAGGACGCGGACAAGCAGGGCGGCGAGCATCAGCAAGAAGGCCGTGGGCATGGGTTTGGGCGCGGGGTAGAGGTTGCGGCCGGTGTGGCCGAGGGCGGTGCGGGTCATCATGCTGACGGTGAGCATGCCGATGCCGCCGACGGCAACGAAGTGCACGCCCGCGCTCATCAGCTGCGGCTGCCATTGGCCGATGCCCATCACAATCAGTCCGAGGGCGGTGGCGGCGTAGCCTGCGTGCAGCGTCCACAACAGGGGCTCTTTGGCCGTGCCTTTCGCCCACCAGCGCACGGTCTGCACGAGGCCGAGGATGCCGCAGGCGATGCCGCAGAGGGCGGCGACGGGCAGGGCGGCGCGGGCGGTCATCAGTGCGGCCATCAGCATGGGCAGGGCGAGGGGGGCGACCAGTGCCCATTGCGGCGAGGCGGGCTGCGGGGTGTTGAGGCGGCGCGAGGTGAAGAAGGCGATGATGCGCGAGCCGATCAGGCCGATAAAGCCGGCGACCATGACGAGTCCGGCAAACAGGTTTTGCTGCAGGTTGGCACTGTTGCCCATGTATAGGGCGGTGTGGAAGGCGGCGACGGTGATGCCCATCAGAACGAGGGCGGCAACGGCGATGTAGTTGCGGCTGCTTTTGGCCGCGAAGACGGATTGTCCCATGTAGTAGGCGGCGAGCCAGTAGAAGGCGGTGCCGCAGAGGCCGGAGAGGAGGGCGGTTTGCGGGATGAAGGAGAAGAGGCGTGCCAGCAGCCAGCAGGAGACAAGCAGAATCAGCCTGCCGCCGCCGACGGGCGGCTGTTTTGTCCAGGTGGCGACGGCGGTGAGCAGGAATGCGACGACCACGCCGCCGGCGTAGCCCCAAATCATTTCGTGGGCGTGCCAGAAGAAGCCGGGCAGGGCGGAAGTGCCTTGGTAGCCGAAGCCCCAGAGGAGGACGGAGATGGCGCCGTAGATGGCGGTGAGGGAGTAGAGCGGGCGGAAGGCCATCGCCCAGACGGGGTGTTTGGAGAAGGTCATGGCGGTGTGTTTTCTTGTGGTTTGGTTTTTCGTGTTTGAGGCCGCCTGAAACGGGTTCAAACCGTTTTTTCAGACGGCCTTTTTGTCATTCTGCGGGCGGCAGCAGGGTTTCGACGGCGGGGAAGAGTTCGCGCTCTTCAAAACGGGCATGATCGCGCAGCAGGGTGGCGAATTTTACGTTCCAGGCGGGGTTGGTGTAGTCGGGGGAAACGTGCATTTCGCGCAATTCGGCGTGTTCGGCTTCGAAGCGGCCGCGCAGGTCGTCGCGGCCGAGTTTGTCCCACAGCGGGGCGAACATGGTTTCTTCGTGGACGAAGTGTTTTTCCAAGTCGATGTAGTGTTCGTTGATGTCGGCGGAATGGTCGGTTTCGGGATGGCGCAGGATGCGCGTGCACAGGGCGAGTGTGTGGTGGTGCTCGTGCGACAGGGGGATGAGGGCAGGGTGGCGTTTCATTGTTTTTGTCCTACGGCTGCGGGCGGTTTGTGTATAATGTTGCACATATTATGAAACTTTAACATTGCGCTGGCAACATGTACCTGACCCAACAAACCGACTACGCGCTGCGCGTTTTGGCCTACGCTGCAGTGAACAACGAAGACCTGGTCAACATCTCCTCCATCGCCGAAGTCTACGGCATCTCCAAAAGCCATCTGATGAAAGTCGTTACCGCCCTCGTAAAAGGCGGTTTTCTTGAAAGCGTGCGCGGCAAAGGCGGCGGCCTGCGGTTGCGGCGGCGCTCCGAGCTCATCCGCATCGGCGACGTTGTCCGCCATATGGAGCCGATGAAGCTGGTCGAATGCATGGGTGCGGGCAACCAGTGCCTGCTCACCTCCTGCTGCCTGCTCACCGCCGTGCTCAACGACGCGGGCAAAGCCTTTCTCGATCATCTCGACAAATTCACCCTCTCCGACCTCATCAACAAGCCCACCTTCGACATGCTCTACACGCCCAAAATCACCCTCGCCGCCGCAAGCGCCTGAGCACAGCGCCGCCGCCCCAAGGCCGTCTGAAAACGCCCCGCCGCTTTTTTTCAGACGGCCTGATTCTGTTAAACTGCGCCGCATTTCCCACAGCAAGGACAACCCGTGAACGCACCCGCAAAACTCGTTATCGCCAGCCGCGAAAGCGCCCTCGCCATGTGGCAGGCCGAACACATCAAAGGCCGTCTGAAAGCCCTCTATCCCGCCTGCGACATCACCATCCTCGGCATGACCACGCGCGGCGACCAAATCCTCGACCGCACCCTGTCCAAAGTCGGCGGCAAAGGGCTTTTCGTCAAAGAACTCGAACAAGCCCTGGCCGACGGCCGCGCCGACTTGGCCGTCCACTCGGTAAAAGACGTGCCCATGGAGCTGCCCGACGGCTTCGCGCTCGCCGCCATCGGCGAGCGCGCCAGCCCTTTCGACGCCCTCGTCTCCAACCGTTACAACAGCCTCGCCGAGCTGCCCGAAGGCGCCGTTGTCGGCACATCCAGCCTGCGCCGCGAAGCCCAGCTGCGTGCCAAATACCCCAAGCTACTTATCAAACCCCTGCGCGGCAACGTGCAGACCCGCCTCGCCAAACTCGACAACGGCGACTACGACGCCATCATCCTCGCCGCCGCCGGACTGCAACGTCTCGGCCTCGACGGCCGCATCCGCGAAATCCTCAGCCCCGCCGACAGCCTGCCCGCCGCAGGACAAGGCGCGCTCGGCATCGAAACCGCCGCGCACCGCACCGACCTTATCTCCGTCCTCGCCCCCCTTAACCATCCCGCCACCGCCGCCTGCGTTACCGCCGAACGCGCCCTGGCACGCGCCCTCGGCGGCAGCTGCCAAATCCCGCTGGCCGCCTACTGCACCGAAGACGACGGCACGCTCACCCTGCGCGGCCTTGTCGGCCACCCCGACGGCTCGGTTATCATCCGAGCTGCCGCCCAAGCCCCCGCCGCTTACGCCGACGCCCTCGGCCGCGCCGTCGCCAAACGCCTGGCCGAACAGGACGCCGAAGCCCTGATCGACGCCGTGCTGGCCGAACAGGCGCAAAAACAGGATTAAACGCCCGCCGAACCCAGCGCCGTCGCCCCGCAGAAACAGGTTTCAGAAACAGGTTCCCGTGTTTCAGACGGCCTCTTTCAGACGGCCTGATGCCCTCTCCCATCCAACCTCCATCCGCCATGAAAACCCTTCTGATCGTCCGCCCGCCCGAACAGGCCGCCGCCGACCTGCAAACCTGCGCCGCCGTGGGCTGGCGCGGCATCGTTGCCGCCCCCTTCCTGATCGAACCCGATGCCGCCGCCCTGCGTGCGCTGCCCGCGCGTTTTCAGACGGCCGCCGCCGTGTTCTGGGTCAGCCCCTCCGCCGTGGCCGCCGCCGCGCCGCATGTGGATTTTTCAGACGGCCGCATCGTGCAGATTGCCGTCGGCGAGGCCAGCCGCAAAGCCCTGCAAACTTATTGCCCGCACCCCGTGCTCGCCCCCGCCGACGGCAGAGACAGCGAAGCCGTGCTGCGGATGGGCGTGTGGGACACCCTGCCGCGCGGCGCAGAAATCCTGATTGTGCGCGGAAATGGCGGGCGCGAATGGCTCGCCGACGGGCTGCGGCGGCGCGGGTTTTCCGTGAGCGCCGCCGAAGTGTATTTCAGACGGCCTGCCGCGATAGATTGGCCTGCCGTGGCCGCCGCCCGGCCCGACGCGGCATGGGTTGCCTCGGGTGAAGCGGTGCGCGGCCTCTTCGCAGGCGTGCCGCCGCCGTTTAGGCAAATGCTGCAATCCTTGCTATACTTCACCCACCACAAACGCGTCGCCGAAGCCCTTTACGCGGCGGGCGCACAGCACATCGCAGTGATCGAATCGCTCGATGCCGACACCTTAAACCGATACACGGAGCAAACCGATGAGCGGACAAGAAACCGATAAAACCCCCGCCGGCAACGGCGCTCAGCCCGAAACCCCGAACACAGCGCTTTTAGACGGCCTAAACGAAAACAGGCCGTCTGAAAGCGCTTCTGCCGCTGCGGGTGCGCAAAACGCCCCTGCCCCCGTCGTTATCCGCCAAAGCGGCGGCCGCGGCCTGGCCGCAGGCGCGCTGGTGCTGGCGCTGCTGGCCGTCGGCGCCAGCGGCTTTTTGTTCGTGCAGGGACAAAACGTGCTGAAAATGCAGGAAATGGCCTTCGCGCAGAAAATCGACCAGGCCGCCGTCGGCGAGAGCGAAAACGCCAAAATCTTGCAGGAAAACAACCGCCGCCAGGCCGAGCTGGCCGCTGCGCTGATGCAGCTTTCAGACGGCCAGAGAGCCGACCGCGAGCGCATCGACAACACCTCCCGCGCCTATCAGGAGCTGCTGCGCAGCCGCGCCGACTGGCTGGTGGACGAAACCGAAGCCACGCTGAACATGGCTTCGCAGCAGCTTCTGCTCTCGGGCAACGTGCCGGTGGCGGTGGCCGTGTTGGAAAACATCGAAAGCCGCCTGAGCCGCTTCGACCAGGCCGACCTGCTGCCGATCAAACAGGCCGTCAGCAGCGATTTGGCGGCGCTGAAAAACCGCCCGTACCTCGACGTTTCGGGCACCGCGCTGCGCCTCGACCGCCTCGAAGCCGCCGTGTCGGGCATGCCGCTGGTGTTGGAAAGCACCTTGCAGCCGGGACGCGCCGAACCCGAACCGCAGGACGACCCGAACGCTTCATGGTGGCGGCGCACATGGGGCAAAACCCTGACCGAGCTGGGCAGGCTGGTGGAAGTGCGCAGGCTCGACAGCAGCGACGCCATGCTGCTCGCGCCCGACCAGGCCTATTTCGTGCGCGAAAACCTGCGCCTGCGCCTACTCGATGCCCGCATCGCCCTGATGCAGCACAACGGCGAAGTGTTCCTGAGCGATTTGAACGCGGCCGAAGCGGCGGTGAAGCAGTATTT is a window encoding:
- a CDS encoding uroporphyrinogen-III C-methyltransferase, which encodes MSGQETDKTPAGNGAQPETPNTALLDGLNENRPSESASAAAGAQNAPAPVVIRQSGGRGLAAGALVLALLAVGASGFLFVQGQNVLKMQEMAFAQKIDQAAVGESENAKILQENNRRQAELAAALMQLSDGQRADRERIDNTSRAYQELLRSRADWLVDETEATLNMASQQLLLSGNVPVAVAVLENIESRLSRFDQADLLPIKQAVSSDLAALKNRPYLDVSGTALRLDRLEAAVSGMPLVLESTLQPGRAEPEPQDDPNASWWRRTWGKTLTELGRLVEVRRLDSSDAMLLAPDQAYFVRENLRLRLLDARIALMQHNGEVFLSDLNAAEAAVKQYFDSRSPATQAWLKELSDLKSLDMRQVSNESLKASLAAVRTYQDTVRGTVAVRLDDVKTAPQEAPASAVTPSEKAETAASEAAAQPASAPAAPSEKAQEAKTQEAPKADKAGDKAAEKSSEKTAKPAEGGNKDAKPAAPKAAEPAKAKGGAA